A region from the Motacilla alba alba isolate MOTALB_02 chromosome 10, Motacilla_alba_V1.0_pri, whole genome shotgun sequence genome encodes:
- the CRABP1 gene encoding cellular retinoic acid-binding protein 1: MLARGKGWGAGWVCPALPAAAAAVRPTHKVPEPESEQQRRVPAALRSARPAMPNFAGTWKMKSSENFDELLKALGVNAMLRKVAVAAASKPHVEIRQDGDQFYIKTSTTVRTTEINFKIGESFEEETVDGRKCRSLATWENENKIYCKQTLIEGDGPKTYWTRELANDELILTFGADDVVCTRIYVRE; encoded by the exons ATGCTGGCCCgagggaaggggtggggggCCGGGTGGGTGTGCCCGGCTCtccctgccgccgccgccgcggtcCGCCCCACTCACAAGGTGCCTGAGCCGGAGAGCGAGCAGCAGCGCCGCGTCCCCGCCGCCCTCCGTAGCGCCCGACCCGCCATGCCCAACTTCGCCGGCACTTGGAAGATGAAGAGCAGCGAGAATTTCGACGAGCTGCTCAAGGCGCTGG GTGTCAATGCCATGCTCAGGAAAGTGGCGGTGGCAGCCGCCTCCAAACCCCATGTGGAGATCCGCCAGGACGGGGACCAGTTCTACATCAAAACTTCCACTACTGTCCGCACCACTGAGATCAACTTCAAAATCGGGGAGAGCTTTGAGGAGGAGACGGTGGATGGACGGAAGTGCAGG AGTTTGGCCACTTGGGAGAATGAAAACAAGATCTACTGCAAACAAACTCTTATTGAAGGAGATGGTCCCAAAACATACTGGACTAGAGAATTAGCTAATGATGAGCTGATTTTG accTTTGGTGCTGATGATGTTGTGTGCACAAGAATTTATGTAAGAGAATAA